The following DNA comes from Kitasatospora viridis.
GGCATCCGGCAGGCGGCGCCCGGACTGCGGGTGCGCGAGGCGCCGGTCGCCGACGGCGGCGAGGGCACGGTGGCGGCGTTCCGCGCGGCCGGCTACCGCACCGTGCCGGTCCCGGTCAGCGGCCCGACGGGTGAGCCGGTCACGGCCGAGCTGGCCGTGCTCGGCACCCGCGCCGTCGTCGAGCTGGCCCAGGCCAGCGGGCTGCACCTGCTGCCCGCTGGCCGGGCCGAACCGCTCGCTGCCACCACCTACGGGACCGGCGAACTGCTGCGCGCCGCTTTGGACATGGGCTGCCGTGAGATCGTCCTGGCGGTCGGCGGCAGCGCGACCACCGACGGCGGGGCCGGCGTGCTGCGCGCCCTCGGCGCCCGCCTGCTGGACGCCCGGGGCGGCGAACTCCCGCCCCGTGGCGCAGCCTTGGCCGACCTGGAGACGGTCGACCTGACCGGCCTCGACCCCCGGCTCCGGGACACCCGGCTGGTGCTCGCCTCCGACGTCGACAACCCGCTGCTCGGTCCCGACGGCGCCGCCGTCGTCTTCGCGCCCCAGAAAGGGGCCGACGCCGAGCAGGTCGCCGTGCTGGAGGCCGGGCTGAGCCGGCTCGCCCGGGTGCTGGCCCGGCAGACCGGAACCGACCTGTCCGGCCGGCCCGGGGCCGGGGCGGCCGGCGGGGCCGGGTTCGCCGCCCTGGTGCTGGGCGCCCGCCGGGAGGCGGGTGTGGCGGTGCTGCTGGCCGAGCTCGGCCTGGACACCGCCCTGGCCGAGGCCGCGCTCGTGGTGGTGGGCGAGGGCTGCCTGGACGCCCAGAGCCTGCGCGGCAAGGCCCCGATCGGCGTCGCCGAGCTGGCCCGCCGCGCCGGCGTCCCGGTCGCCGCCGTGGCCGGCCGCCTGGAGGTCCCGCTCGCCGAACTGGCCCGCCACGGCATCGACTCCGCGCACTCGCTCACCGAGCGCGCCGGAAGCGAGCGGATCGCGATGGCCGAGACCCGCCGCCTGCTCCACGAGACCGGCGCCGAACTGGCCCACCGGTTCGGCTGACCACAGCACCGCACAGCAAGGACTGATCTCATGCACCCCACCCGCGTCCACGACCTCGACTTCGCCCAGCTGGACATCGGTCGCGAGCAGCGCCAGGGGCTGCCCGAGGTGGTCTACGGCCCCGGCAAGACGACCGATCAGATCCGGGCGATCGTGGGCGAGTTGCTGCGCCACAACGAGGGCCCGGTGCTCGTCACCCGGGTCGACGCGCAGACCGCCGCCGAGGTCCTGGCCCACGTGCCGGGCGGTGCGTACGACGCGCTGGCCGGCCTGCTGGTCTGGCGCCCGGCCGCGACGGACGGCTTCACGCTGACCGTCGTCTCGGCCGGCACCTCCGACCTGCCGGTGGCCGCCGAGGCCGCCGCCGTGGCCACGGCCGTGGGCCTGGCCGTCAGCACCGTGCAGGATGTGGGAGTCGCGGGCCTGCACCGCGTGCTGCGGGTCCAGGAGCGGCTGCGGGAGAGCGACGCGGTGGTCGTGGTCGCCGGGATGGAGGGCGCGCTGGCCAGCGTGGTGGGCGGGCTGGTCGGCTGCCCGGTGATCGCCGTCCCCGTCTCGACCGGCTACGGCGCGTCGTTCGCCGGGGTGACCGCCCTGCTGGCCATGCACGCCTCCTGCGCCGCCGGCGTCACCGTCGTCAACATCGACTCCGGGTTCGGCGCCGCGATGGCCGCCCACCGGCTCGCCTGGGCGGGGAGGCGGCGCGCGTGATCTGCTGGCTCAACCCGTTCACCGGCCTGGCCGGCGACATGCTGCTGGGCGCGCTGCTCGACGCCGGGGCACCGCTGGAGCGGGTGCGGGAGTCGATCGCCGCGACCGGGCTGACCGGCTGGGAGCTGGAGGCCGTCCGGGTGACCTCGCACGGCCTCACGGCGACCAGCGCGCGGGTGCGGGTGACCGACCACGCCACCGAGCGGCGGGCCGCCGAACTCATCGAGCTGGCCGCCGCCGCGCGCCCCGAGCCGGTGGCCGTACTGGGCGTTGCGGCGCTCACCGCGATCGCCCGGGCCGAGGGCCGCCTGCACGGCGCCGACCCGGCCGACGTCCACCTGCACGAACTCGGCGGCCACGACGCCCTGGTGGACATCGTCGGAGTCGCCGCCGCGCTGCACGCGCTCGACGTCACGGAGCTGTACTGCGCCCCGCTGCCACTCGGCGTCGGCCGGGTCCGCTCCGCCCACGGCGTGCTGCCCTGCCCGGCCCCGGCCACCATGGCCCTGCTCGCCGGCGCCGCCGTGACCGGCAGCGACCTGCCCGGCGAGACCGTCACCCCGACCGGCGCCGCCCTGCTGCGCGCGGCCGGGGCGCGGTACGGACCGCCGCCGCCGATGGTGCCGGTGGCGACCGGCTACGGCGTCGGCACCAGGCTCCTGACGGACCGTCCCAACGTCGTGGCCGTCACGCTGGGCCGCCCGCTCGGGGTCCCACCGCTGGACCCGGCGGTCGAGGACGTGGTGACCCTGGAGACCAACCTCGACGACGTCACCGGCGAGGCGCTGGCCCACACCATCACGCGGGCGCTCGCCGAGGGCGCGCTGGACGCCTGGACGACCCCGGCCGTGATGAAGAAGGGCCGGCCGGCGCAGGTGCTGCACCTGCTCGCCCGGCCGGCCGACGCCGAGCGGCTGCGGCAGCTGCTGCTCGCCGAGACCGGCACGCTCGGGGTCCGGCAGACCGCGCAGACCCGGGTCGCGGCGCCGCGCCGGATGAGCACCGTCGAGGTCGACGGCCTGCCGATCCGGGTCAAGCAGGGGCCGTTCGGCAGCAAGGCGGAGCACGACGACGTCGCGGCCGCCGCCGCGAGCCTGGGCCTGCCGCTGCGCACGGTCGCCGACCGGGCCCGGCGACTGGCCGAGGCGGAGCAGACGAGGGAGGGCAATACACGATGAACAGCCGATCCGACGATGTCCAGGCCGTGCAGGAGAAGGCGGCGGCGCTGCTGGCGACCGTGCGCGAGACGGG
Coding sequences within:
- a CDS encoding glycerate kinase, coding for MTQRQILVCLDKFRGSASAVQACRWLAEGIRQAAPGLRVREAPVADGGEGTVAAFRAAGYRTVPVPVSGPTGEPVTAELAVLGTRAVVELAQASGLHLLPAGRAEPLAATTYGTGELLRAALDMGCREIVLAVGGSATTDGGAGVLRALGARLLDARGGELPPRGAALADLETVDLTGLDPRLRDTRLVLASDVDNPLLGPDGAAVVFAPQKGADAEQVAVLEAGLSRLARVLARQTGTDLSGRPGAGAAGGAGFAALVLGARREAGVAVLLAELGLDTALAEAALVVVGEGCLDAQSLRGKAPIGVAELARRAGVPVAAVAGRLEVPLAELARHGIDSAHSLTERAGSERIAMAETRRLLHETGAELAHRFG
- the larB gene encoding nickel pincer cofactor biosynthesis protein LarB encodes the protein MHPTRVHDLDFAQLDIGREQRQGLPEVVYGPGKTTDQIRAIVGELLRHNEGPVLVTRVDAQTAAEVLAHVPGGAYDALAGLLVWRPAATDGFTLTVVSAGTSDLPVAAEAAAVATAVGLAVSTVQDVGVAGLHRVLRVQERLRESDAVVVVAGMEGALASVVGGLVGCPVIAVPVSTGYGASFAGVTALLAMHASCAAGVTVVNIDSGFGAAMAAHRLAWAGRRRA
- the larC gene encoding nickel pincer cofactor biosynthesis protein LarC yields the protein MICWLNPFTGLAGDMLLGALLDAGAPLERVRESIAATGLTGWELEAVRVTSHGLTATSARVRVTDHATERRAAELIELAAAARPEPVAVLGVAALTAIARAEGRLHGADPADVHLHELGGHDALVDIVGVAAALHALDVTELYCAPLPLGVGRVRSAHGVLPCPAPATMALLAGAAVTGSDLPGETVTPTGAALLRAAGARYGPPPPMVPVATGYGVGTRLLTDRPNVVAVTLGRPLGVPPLDPAVEDVVTLETNLDDVTGEALAHTITRALAEGALDAWTTPAVMKKGRPAQVLHLLARPADAERLRQLLLAETGTLGVRQTAQTRVAAPRRMSTVEVDGLPIRVKQGPFGSKAEHDDVAAAAASLGLPLRTVADRARRLAEAEQTREGNTR